From a single Micromonospora sp. WMMD1102 genomic region:
- a CDS encoding TIGR03084 family metal-binding protein has protein sequence MVDLDSLLTDLAAESAALETLVAELPEPDWSRPTPAAGWTIAHQIAHLAWTDHVATLAATDVEAFAESIRHAAEDPHGFIDRGAAEFLAPVPELSRRWRAGRSALDQALRRVPAGGKMPWYGTRMSASSMATARIMETWAHGEDVADALGVTRVPTARLRHVAYLGTRTVGHAFATHGRPVPDVPVRFELTGPHGDSWQFGPAEAADRVTGPALDFCLLVTRRRHPADLALVAVGPVATEWLGIAQVFAGPPGPDRPPAGADAPGRPVR, from the coding sequence ATGGTCGACCTCGACAGCCTGCTGACGGACCTGGCCGCCGAGTCGGCGGCGCTGGAGACGCTGGTGGCGGAGCTGCCCGAGCCGGACTGGTCCCGCCCCACCCCCGCAGCCGGCTGGACCATCGCGCACCAGATCGCCCACCTCGCCTGGACCGACCACGTCGCCACCCTCGCCGCCACCGACGTCGAGGCGTTCGCCGAGTCGATCCGGCACGCGGCGGAGGATCCGCACGGCTTCATCGACCGGGGCGCGGCGGAGTTCCTGGCCCCCGTACCCGAGTTGTCGCGGCGGTGGCGGGCCGGCCGGTCGGCCCTGGACCAGGCCCTGCGCCGGGTACCGGCCGGCGGCAAGATGCCCTGGTACGGCACCCGGATGTCGGCCAGCTCGATGGCGACCGCACGGATCATGGAAACCTGGGCGCACGGCGAGGACGTCGCCGACGCGCTCGGCGTCACCCGGGTCCCGACCGCCCGGCTCCGGCACGTCGCCTACCTCGGTACCCGTACCGTCGGACACGCCTTCGCCACCCACGGACGCCCGGTCCCCGACGTGCCGGTGCGGTTCGAGCTGACCGGCCCGCACGGCGACTCCTGGCAGTTCGGGCCGGCCGAGGCGGCGGACCGGGTCACCGGGCCGGCGCTGGACTTCTGCCTGCTGGTCACCCGGCGGCGGCACCCCGCCGACCTGGCGCTGGTCGCGGTCGGGCCGGTCGCCACCGAGTGGCTCGGCATCGCCCAGGTCTTCGCCGGCCCGCCCGGCCCCGATCGGCCGCCGGCTGGGGCGGACGCCCCGGGCCGGCCGGTACGGTGA
- a CDS encoding Crp/Fnr family transcriptional regulator — MDEVLARSGIFQGVDPEAAEALAKDMETLEVRKGEIVFNEGEPGDSLYIVLSGKIKVGRRAADGRQNLIAVMGPSDMVGELSLFDPGPRTATATAVIDTRLARLRKQALRPWLNNRPEIAEQLLRVLARRLRRTNDNLADLIFTDVPGRVAKNLLQMAGRFGTRDGGVLRVTHDLTQEEIAQLVGASRETVNKALADFASRGWLRLDGKSIIILDPERLARRARV; from the coding sequence ATGGACGAGGTGTTGGCTCGGAGTGGGATCTTCCAGGGTGTTGACCCCGAGGCTGCCGAGGCACTCGCGAAGGACATGGAGACCCTTGAGGTCCGTAAGGGCGAAATCGTCTTCAACGAGGGCGAACCAGGTGACAGCCTCTATATCGTCCTGAGCGGCAAGATCAAGGTGGGCCGCCGGGCCGCCGACGGCCGGCAGAACCTGATCGCCGTGATGGGCCCCTCCGACATGGTCGGCGAACTCTCGCTCTTCGACCCCGGCCCGCGTACGGCGACCGCCACCGCCGTGATCGACACCCGGCTCGCCCGGCTGCGCAAGCAGGCGCTGCGCCCCTGGCTGAACAACCGGCCGGAGATAGCGGAGCAACTGCTCCGGGTGCTCGCCCGCAGGCTGCGCCGGACGAACGACAACCTGGCCGACCTGATCTTCACCGACGTGCCCGGCCGGGTGGCGAAGAACCTGCTCCAGATGGCGGGCCGGTTCGGCACCCGGGACGGCGGCGTACTCCGGGTCACCCACGACCTGACCCAGGAGGAGATCGCCCAGCTCGTCGGCGCCTCCCGGGAGACCGTCAACAAGGCGCTGGCCGACTTCGCCTCGCGCGGCTGGCTGCGCCTGGACGGCAAGAGCATCATCATCCTCGACCCGGAGCGCCTGGCCCGCCGCGCCCGCGTCTGA
- a CDS encoding adenosylcobinamide amidohydrolase — MQNEPLFTYRVEDGRQVPLLVWQLDRPALAISSGPLGGGIGVRHWVVNATVPMSYRRDDPEVHLGELADRLGLRGPGVGLLTGVDVTEVVATADDGVRVWATVGLGAPIWAAAEPAPTPAPAPAPVPAPASGSVQHVGTVNVVALLPERLGDAALVNAVATITEAKAQALRELGLPATGTATDAVTVLCPPDGPAAPYGGPRSRWGAPLARAACRAVRDGGALPIVPWSHR, encoded by the coding sequence GTGCAGAACGAGCCGCTGTTCACCTACCGGGTCGAGGACGGGCGGCAGGTGCCGCTGCTGGTCTGGCAGCTCGACCGGCCAGCGCTGGCGATCAGCTCCGGGCCGCTCGGCGGCGGGATCGGGGTACGGCACTGGGTGGTGAACGCGACCGTGCCGATGTCGTACCGCCGGGACGACCCGGAGGTCCACCTCGGTGAACTGGCCGACCGGCTCGGCCTGCGCGGACCCGGGGTCGGTCTGCTCACCGGCGTCGACGTGACCGAGGTGGTGGCCACCGCAGACGACGGCGTCCGGGTCTGGGCCACCGTCGGCCTCGGCGCCCCGATCTGGGCGGCAGCCGAGCCCGCACCGACCCCCGCACCCGCACCCGCACCCGTCCCGGCGCCCGCATCAGGGTCGGTTCAGCATGTCGGCACGGTAAACGTCGTCGCGTTGCTGCCGGAGCGCCTCGGCGACGCGGCCCTGGTCAACGCCGTCGCCACGATCACCGAGGCCAAGGCGCAGGCGTTGCGGGAACTGGGCCTGCCGGCCACCGGCACCGCCACCGACGCGGTCACCGTGCTCTGCCCGCCGGACGGCCCGGCCGCGCCGTACGGGGGTCCGCGATCCCGTTGGGGTGCCCCGCTGGCCCGCGCCGCCTGCCGGGCGGTACGCGATGGCGGTGCCTTGCCGATCGTTCCCTGGTCACACCGCTGA
- a CDS encoding TetR/AcrR family transcriptional regulator, with translation MSTAPTRTPQRERSRATQARVLEATVDCLVERGWSGTTTTVVAARAGVSRGAQLHHYPTKSTLVMAAVEHLAERRAAEIRAEAAGLPAGPERLDRAVDMLATAFTGPLFVAALELWVAGRTDPELRDALVPLEARVGREMHRLTVDLLGADERQPGVREAIQATLDLLRGLGVANLLSDDSTRRTALLGVWKRQLASIIATKAH, from the coding sequence ATGTCCACCGCACCGACCCGTACCCCGCAGCGGGAGCGCAGCCGGGCGACCCAGGCGCGGGTGCTGGAAGCCACTGTGGACTGTCTGGTCGAACGGGGCTGGTCCGGCACCACCACCACGGTGGTGGCGGCCCGGGCCGGCGTCTCCCGAGGCGCCCAACTGCACCACTACCCGACCAAGAGCACCCTGGTGATGGCCGCCGTCGAACACCTGGCCGAGCGCCGGGCAGCCGAGATCCGCGCCGAGGCGGCCGGCCTGCCGGCCGGACCCGAACGGCTCGACCGAGCCGTCGACATGCTGGCCACCGCCTTCACCGGACCGCTCTTCGTCGCCGCCCTGGAGCTGTGGGTCGCCGGACGGACCGATCCGGAGTTGCGCGACGCGCTGGTGCCGCTGGAGGCCCGGGTCGGCCGGGAGATGCACCGGCTCACCGTCGACCTGCTCGGCGCCGACGAACGGCAACCTGGGGTACGCGAGGCGATCCAGGCGACCCTCGACCTGCTCCGTGGGCTCGGGGTGGCCAACCTGCTCTCCGACGACTCGACCCGGCGCACCGCCCTGCTCGGCGTCTGGAAACGACAACTCGCCTCGATCATCGCGACGAAAGCGCACTGA
- a CDS encoding transporter substrate-binding domain-containing protein: MTERSPSGRVRLLGTTLAVVLTLLLAAGAGCDSQRGPEPPSVQEKLKQSHIYGQSKLRIGVATFEPLMGVREENGEYRGFDIDIARYIAASLGYAGDERIEFVHLATEDRIPALQSGQVDIVVSSFSITEERQKLVSFAGPYFVTTQEVMIPVALKNQVRTIEDLRTPGFRVCVGGGSTTEAELEKHEVKTLVVKNVRDCVQGMIDNKYDAVSSDETILAGFRSSYPTRFEIVDMPFGTSEQLGVGVPISDPALRDLVAFFLQKSYLEGRAGRTSPWLSAYHRNLGPWLGPDRQQPPPLNVPDLVDFDEKAPV, from the coding sequence ATGACCGAGAGATCGCCCAGCGGCCGGGTACGGCTGCTCGGCACGACCCTGGCGGTCGTGCTCACCCTGCTGCTCGCCGCGGGGGCGGGCTGCGACAGCCAGCGCGGCCCCGAGCCGCCGTCGGTGCAGGAGAAGCTCAAACAGTCGCACATCTACGGCCAGAGCAAGCTGCGGATCGGGGTCGCCACCTTCGAGCCGCTGATGGGCGTACGCGAGGAGAACGGCGAGTACCGCGGGTTCGACATCGACATCGCCCGGTACATCGCCGCCTCGCTCGGCTATGCCGGGGACGAGCGGATCGAGTTCGTGCACCTTGCCACCGAGGACCGGATCCCGGCACTGCAGAGCGGGCAGGTCGACATCGTGGTCTCCAGCTTCTCCATCACCGAGGAGCGGCAGAAGCTGGTGAGTTTCGCGGGGCCGTACTTCGTCACCACCCAGGAGGTGATGATCCCCGTCGCGCTGAAGAACCAGGTCCGCACCATTGAGGACCTGCGCACCCCCGGTTTCCGGGTCTGCGTCGGCGGGGGGTCGACCACCGAGGCGGAACTGGAGAAGCACGAGGTCAAGACACTCGTGGTGAAGAACGTCCGGGACTGCGTGCAGGGGATGATCGACAACAAGTACGACGCGGTCAGCTCCGACGAGACGATCCTCGCCGGCTTCCGCTCCAGCTACCCGACCCGGTTCGAGATCGTCGACATGCCGTTCGGCACCAGCGAGCAGCTCGGCGTCGGGGTGCCGATCAGCGATCCGGCCCTGCGTGACCTGGTCGCCTTCTTCCTACAGAAGAGCTACCTGGAGGGGCGGGCCGGCCGGACGAGTCCGTGGCTGTCGGCGTACCACCGCAACCTCGGGCCGTGGCTCGGGCCGGACCGTCAGCAGCCGCCGCCGCTGAACGTCCCGGACCTGGTGGACTTCGACGAGAAGGCACCGGTGTGA
- a CDS encoding acyclic terpene utilization AtuA family protein encodes MIGPSPDVLRIGNASGFYGDRFDAWREMLDGGELDVLTGDYLAELTMLILGRDRQRDPELGYARTFLRQLEPCLGTALDRRVRIVTNAGGLNPAGLAAALRTLADRLGLPVRIGYVDGDAPHRPGALTANAYLGAFGIAACLSAGADVVVTGRVTDASLAVGPGIAHFGWTRADLDPLAGATVAGHLLECGAQVSGGNFSFFTELPDGGRRPGFPVAELHPDGSAVLTKHPGTGGAVTRETVTAQLLYEIAGPDYLGPDVVTRLDTVTLADAGPDRVRVSGARGTPPPPTLKVGVTRLGGFRNSMTFVLCGLDVEAKAALVRSQLTDAIGADGLEFTLARTDHPDAADTETASALLHVHLSDGDPKRAGRAFSAAAVELALASYPGCTLTTPPGDASPYGLFAVEEVAQERVRQVAVLPSGERVEIAPPTLTASYPGRPTAEGGAATGNRPTAEGGATRRAPLGALVGARSGDKGGDANLGVWARSTDGYRWLRGWLTVDRLRTLLPEAATLPVRRYELPNLRAVNFVLPGLLGAAGAAGSTRFDPQAKALGELLRARLVELPTELLTAPEGGTMPQHGRRSWS; translated from the coding sequence GTGATCGGACCCAGCCCGGACGTGCTGCGGATCGGCAACGCCTCCGGGTTCTACGGCGACCGGTTCGACGCCTGGCGGGAGATGCTCGACGGCGGCGAACTCGACGTGCTGACCGGCGACTACCTGGCCGAGCTGACCATGCTGATCCTCGGCCGGGACCGGCAGCGCGACCCGGAACTCGGCTACGCCCGGACCTTCCTCCGGCAGCTCGAACCGTGTCTCGGCACCGCGCTGGACCGCCGCGTGAGGATCGTGACGAACGCCGGCGGGCTGAACCCGGCCGGGCTGGCCGCCGCGCTCCGCACCCTCGCCGACCGGCTCGGGCTGCCGGTCCGGATCGGGTACGTCGACGGCGACGCACCGCACCGCCCCGGCGCGCTGACCGCGAACGCGTACCTTGGGGCGTTCGGCATCGCCGCCTGCCTGAGCGCCGGGGCGGACGTGGTGGTCACCGGTCGGGTCACCGACGCCTCGCTGGCGGTCGGCCCGGGGATCGCACACTTCGGCTGGACCCGCGCCGACCTGGACCCGCTGGCCGGGGCGACCGTCGCCGGCCACCTGCTCGAATGCGGCGCCCAGGTCAGCGGCGGAAACTTCAGCTTCTTCACCGAACTGCCGGACGGCGGGCGCCGCCCCGGTTTCCCGGTCGCCGAACTGCACCCGGACGGCTCGGCGGTACTCACCAAGCATCCCGGCACCGGCGGCGCGGTCACCCGGGAGACCGTCACCGCCCAACTGCTGTACGAGATCGCCGGCCCCGACTATCTCGGCCCGGACGTGGTGACCCGGCTCGACACGGTCACCCTGGCCGACGCCGGCCCGGACCGGGTACGCGTCAGCGGGGCGCGCGGCACGCCCCCGCCGCCCACCCTCAAGGTCGGGGTGACCCGGCTGGGCGGCTTCCGCAACTCGATGACCTTCGTCCTCTGTGGACTCGACGTCGAGGCGAAGGCGGCACTGGTCCGGTCCCAGCTCACCGACGCGATCGGTGCCGACGGGCTCGAGTTCACGCTGGCCCGTACCGACCACCCGGACGCGGCCGACACCGAGACGGCGAGCGCGCTGCTGCACGTACACCTGAGCGACGGCGACCCGAAGCGGGCCGGGCGGGCGTTCTCGGCCGCCGCCGTGGAACTGGCCCTGGCCTCCTACCCAGGTTGTACCCTCACCACCCCGCCCGGCGACGCCAGCCCGTACGGGCTCTTCGCCGTCGAGGAGGTGGCCCAGGAGCGGGTACGCCAGGTCGCGGTCCTGCCCTCCGGCGAGCGCGTCGAGATCGCACCCCCGACGCTCACGGCGAGCTACCCCGGCCGGCCGACAGCCGAGGGCGGGGCGGCTACCGGGAACCGGCCGACAGCCGAGGGCGGGGCGACCCGGCGGGCGCCGCTCGGGGCACTGGTCGGCGCCCGGTCGGGCGACAAGGGTGGTGACGCGAACCTCGGGGTGTGGGCCCGGTCGACCGACGGCTACCGGTGGCTACGCGGATGGCTGACCGTGGACCGGCTCCGCACCCTGTTGCCGGAGGCCGCCACCCTGCCGGTACGCCGCTACGAACTGCCGAACCTGCGGGCGGTCAACTTCGTCCTGCCCGGGCTGCTCGGGGCGGCCGGAGCGGCCGGCTCGACCCGGTTCGACCCCCAGGCCAAGGCGCTCGGCGAGCTGCTCCGCGCCCGACTCGTCGAACTGCCGACCGAGCTGCTGACCGCGCCGGAAGGCGGGACCATGCCGCAGCACGGACGGAGGAGCTGGTCGTGA
- a CDS encoding acyl-CoA dehydrogenase, whose protein sequence is MDFDPTPEQRQLREAVRALGQRYGHDYFVARAKAGEHTTELWDEAGRLGYLGVNIPVEYGGGGGGITELAIVCEELAATGCPLLLLVVSPAIAGTVIGRHGTQAQRRTFLPGLADGSSKIAFAITEPEAGSNFHRLGTVARREGAEWVLSGRKCFISGVDEADHVLVVARVPDDEPATPTQPATPTRQADERLRPALFLVPTDAAGLTRSKLEMEIVSPENQWLLYLDDVRLPGDALVGGTAEPDDRGGLDTGLPALFAGLNPERITVAAMSAGTGRYAIERASGYTATRRVWGRPVGTHQGVSHPLAHAAVQVELARLMTAKAATLYDAGRDVEAGVAANLAKYASAEAAALAVDTAIQVHGGNGMTTDYGVATLLGAVRAGRIAPVSREMILNFVAQRVLRQPKSY, encoded by the coding sequence ATGGACTTCGATCCCACCCCCGAGCAGCGGCAGCTCCGGGAGGCCGTCCGGGCGCTCGGGCAGCGCTACGGCCACGACTACTTCGTCGCCAGGGCGAAGGCCGGCGAGCACACCACGGAACTGTGGGACGAGGCGGGCCGGCTGGGATATCTGGGGGTCAACATCCCGGTCGAGTACGGCGGCGGTGGCGGCGGCATCACCGAACTCGCCATCGTCTGCGAGGAACTGGCGGCGACCGGCTGCCCGCTGCTGCTCCTGGTGGTCTCGCCGGCCATCGCCGGCACGGTGATCGGCCGGCACGGCACACAGGCGCAGCGGCGTACCTTCCTGCCGGGGCTCGCCGACGGATCGTCGAAGATCGCCTTCGCCATCACCGAGCCGGAGGCCGGCTCGAACTTCCACCGGCTCGGCACGGTGGCCCGACGGGAGGGCGCCGAATGGGTACTCTCCGGCCGCAAGTGCTTCATCTCCGGCGTGGACGAGGCCGATCACGTCCTGGTCGTCGCCCGGGTACCCGACGACGAGCCAGCCACCCCGACGCAACCGGCCACCCCGACGCGACAGGCCGACGAGCGGCTGCGGCCGGCGCTCTTCCTCGTCCCGACGGACGCGGCCGGACTGACCCGGTCCAAGCTGGAGATGGAGATCGTCTCCCCGGAGAACCAGTGGCTGCTCTACCTCGACGACGTCCGGCTGCCCGGCGACGCACTGGTCGGCGGGACGGCCGAGCCGGACGACCGGGGCGGGCTGGACACCGGACTGCCGGCCCTCTTCGCCGGGCTCAACCCGGAGCGGATCACGGTCGCCGCGATGAGCGCGGGCACCGGCCGGTACGCCATCGAGCGCGCCTCCGGCTACACCGCCACCCGGCGGGTCTGGGGCCGGCCGGTCGGCACCCACCAGGGCGTCTCGCATCCACTCGCGCACGCGGCCGTCCAGGTGGAACTCGCCCGGCTGATGACCGCCAAGGCCGCCACCCTCTACGACGCCGGCCGGGACGTCGAGGCGGGTGTCGCCGCGAACCTGGCCAAGTACGCCTCGGCCGAGGCGGCGGCGCTGGCCGTGGACACCGCCATCCAGGTGCACGGCGGCAACGGCATGACCACCGACTACGGGGTGGCCACCCTGCTCGGCGCGGTACGGGCCGGCCGGATCGCACCGGTCAGCCGGGAGATGATCCTCAACTTCGTCGCCCAGCGCGTACTGCGGCAGCCGAAGAGCTACTGA
- a CDS encoding carboxyl transferase domain-containing protein, translated as MSVLRTAVDPAATAYRENRAAMLDRLAELAGALDATRAGGGEKYVARHHARGKLLARERIELLLDRDAPFLELSPVAAWGTDFPTGASVVTGIGVVEGVECVVVANDPTVRGGAVNPYTLRKTRRAGEIAYANRLPMVNLVESGGADLPSQAEIFIPGGQVFRDLTRLSAARIPTVSVVFGTATAGGAYVPGMSDFTIMVRDRAKVFLAGPPLVKMATGEDADDESLGGAAMHAGTSGLADFVAADERDGLRLARQCVRRLAWRKHGPPPRTAVPAPPKYDPEELLGIPSGDLRVPFDPREVLARILDGSEFDEFKPAYGRNLATGWGELHGYPVGVLANVQGVLFSAEAQKAAQFIQLANAADTPLLFLQNTTGYMVGTEYEQGGIIKHGALMINAVSNSTVPHLTVNLGASYGAGNYGMCGRAYEPRFLFTWPNARSAVMGPSQLAGVLSIVARQAAQAKGRPYDEDSDAAMRAMVEQRIEAESAALHLSGRLYDDGVIDPRDTRTVLRLCLSAIHNGPVRGADTFGVFRL; from the coding sequence GTGAGTGTGTTGCGGACGGCCGTCGACCCGGCGGCCACGGCGTACCGGGAAAACCGGGCGGCGATGCTGGACCGGCTGGCGGAGCTGGCGGGCGCGCTGGACGCCACCCGCGCCGGTGGCGGGGAGAAGTACGTGGCCCGGCACCACGCCCGGGGCAAACTGCTGGCCCGGGAACGGATCGAGCTGCTCCTCGACCGGGACGCCCCGTTCCTGGAACTCTCCCCGGTCGCCGCCTGGGGCACCGACTTCCCGACCGGGGCCAGCGTGGTCACCGGGATCGGGGTGGTCGAGGGCGTCGAGTGCGTCGTCGTCGCCAACGACCCGACGGTACGCGGCGGCGCGGTCAACCCGTACACGTTGCGGAAGACCAGGCGGGCCGGCGAGATCGCCTACGCGAACCGGCTGCCGATGGTGAACCTGGTCGAGTCCGGCGGGGCCGACCTGCCCAGCCAGGCGGAGATCTTCATCCCCGGCGGGCAGGTGTTCCGGGACCTGACCCGGCTCTCGGCGGCCCGCATCCCCACCGTCTCGGTGGTCTTCGGCACCGCGACGGCCGGCGGGGCGTACGTGCCGGGGATGTCCGACTTCACCATCATGGTGCGGGACCGGGCCAAGGTCTTCCTGGCCGGGCCCCCGCTGGTCAAGATGGCCACCGGCGAGGACGCCGACGACGAGTCGCTGGGCGGCGCCGCCATGCACGCCGGCACCTCCGGGCTGGCCGACTTCGTCGCCGCCGACGAGCGGGACGGACTGCGGCTGGCCCGGCAGTGCGTACGCCGGCTCGCCTGGCGCAAGCACGGCCCGCCGCCCCGCACCGCCGTGCCCGCGCCGCCGAAGTACGACCCGGAGGAGTTGCTCGGCATCCCGAGTGGTGACCTGCGGGTGCCGTTCGACCCGCGCGAGGTGCTGGCCCGGATCCTGGACGGCTCCGAGTTCGACGAGTTCAAGCCGGCGTACGGGCGCAACCTGGCGACCGGCTGGGGTGAGCTGCACGGCTATCCGGTCGGGGTGCTCGCCAACGTGCAGGGGGTGCTCTTCTCCGCCGAGGCGCAGAAGGCGGCCCAGTTCATCCAGCTCGCCAACGCCGCCGACACCCCGCTGTTGTTCCTGCAGAACACCACCGGCTACATGGTCGGCACCGAGTACGAGCAGGGCGGCATCATCAAGCACGGGGCACTGATGATCAACGCGGTGTCGAACTCGACCGTGCCGCATCTGACGGTGAACCTCGGCGCCTCGTACGGGGCGGGCAACTACGGCATGTGCGGGCGGGCGTACGAGCCGCGTTTCCTGTTCACCTGGCCGAACGCCAGATCGGCGGTGATGGGGCCGAGTCAGCTCGCCGGGGTGCTCTCGATCGTGGCCCGGCAGGCGGCCCAGGCCAAGGGCCGGCCCTACGACGAGGACTCGGACGCCGCCATGCGGGCCATGGTGGAGCAGCGGATCGAGGCGGAGTCGGCCGCGCTGCACCTCTCCGGGCGGCTCTACGACGACGGCGTGATCGACCCCCGGGACACCCGTACCGTCCTCAGGCTCTGCCTCTCCGCCATCCACAACGGACCGGTACGCGGCGCCGACACCTTCGGCGTCTTCCGCCTCTGA
- a CDS encoding biotin carboxylase N-terminal domain-containing protein yields MTIRRLLMANRGEIARRVFATCRSLGIETVAVYSDPDAGAPYVGEADLAVRLPGAAPVDTYLRVESLVEAARRSGADAVHPGYGFLAEDAGFAAAVGDAGLTWVGPPAKAIAAMGDKTEAKALLSDAGVPMLPTYADPERITAFPVLVKAAAGGGGRGMRIVREPADLASAISSARREAAATFGDGTVFVEPYVERARHVEVQVVADGHGTVLSLGERECSIQRRHQKIVEEAPSVAVTPELRAGLERAAVVAARAVGYLGVGTVEFLLTPAGEFHFLEMNTRLQVEHAVTECVTGLDLVRLQLLVAEGGALPATAPPVSGHAIEVRLCAEDPAADWLPATGTLHRFAVPGVDVEFGVDRRRDSGLRLDSGVRDGSVVGVHYDSMVAKLVAWAPTRDEAARALAGALRRARLHGVATNRDLLVRVLGSAEFRAGEIDTAFLDRHPEVFTPLLPPDRVGLAGLAAALAGAAARRAAAPVLGTLPSGWRNVPTTPQTIGYATPAGPLEIDYRLDRSGALVAWSARPADAAPPASDGAAQPGTGARPEVVLLGCEPSGTVLQVDGVRQVYAVHQVGAVCFVDGPDGSVTLTELPRYAEPAPELAEGSLLAPLPGTVSRTLVAVGQRVAAGEPLLVLEAMKLEHPVTAPGSGVVTELPVTAGSQVETGAVLAVVTPEQQPPA; encoded by the coding sequence GTGACGATCCGCAGACTGCTGATGGCCAACCGGGGCGAGATCGCCCGGCGGGTCTTCGCCACCTGCCGGTCGCTCGGCATCGAGACGGTCGCCGTGTACTCCGATCCGGACGCCGGGGCGCCGTACGTCGGCGAGGCCGATCTCGCGGTCCGGCTGCCGGGTGCGGCACCTGTGGACACGTACCTCCGGGTGGAGTCGCTGGTCGAGGCGGCCCGGCGGTCCGGGGCGGACGCGGTGCACCCCGGCTACGGCTTTCTCGCCGAGGACGCCGGGTTCGCCGCCGCCGTCGGCGACGCCGGGTTGACCTGGGTGGGCCCGCCGGCGAAGGCGATCGCGGCGATGGGCGACAAGACCGAGGCGAAGGCGCTGCTGTCCGACGCCGGGGTGCCGATGCTGCCGACCTACGCCGACCCGGAGCGGATCACCGCGTTCCCGGTACTGGTCAAGGCGGCGGCTGGCGGCGGCGGGCGCGGCATGCGGATCGTCCGCGAACCGGCCGACCTGGCGTCCGCGATCTCCTCGGCCCGCCGGGAGGCTGCCGCCACCTTCGGTGACGGCACCGTCTTCGTGGAGCCGTACGTCGAGCGGGCCCGGCACGTCGAGGTGCAGGTCGTCGCCGACGGGCACGGCACGGTGCTCTCGCTCGGCGAGCGCGAGTGCTCGATCCAGCGCCGGCACCAGAAGATCGTCGAGGAGGCGCCCTCGGTCGCGGTCACCCCGGAGTTGCGGGCCGGGCTGGAACGCGCGGCGGTGGTCGCCGCCCGCGCCGTCGGCTATCTCGGGGTGGGCACTGTCGAGTTCCTGCTGACCCCGGCCGGCGAGTTCCACTTCCTGGAGATGAACACCCGGCTCCAGGTCGAGCACGCGGTCACCGAGTGCGTCACCGGCCTCGACCTGGTCCGGCTGCAACTGCTGGTCGCCGAGGGTGGTGCGCTGCCGGCGACCGCCCCGCCGGTCAGCGGGCACGCGATCGAGGTGCGGCTCTGCGCCGAGGACCCGGCCGCCGACTGGCTGCCGGCGACCGGCACGCTGCACCGGTTCGCCGTGCCGGGGGTGGACGTCGAGTTCGGCGTCGACCGGCGGCGCGACTCCGGGCTGCGGCTCGATTCCGGGGTACGGGACGGCTCGGTGGTGGGGGTGCACTACGACTCGATGGTCGCGAAGCTGGTCGCCTGGGCACCGACCCGGGACGAGGCGGCGCGGGCGCTGGCCGGGGCGCTGCGCCGGGCGCGGCTGCACGGCGTCGCGACCAACCGGGACCTGCTGGTCCGGGTGCTCGGCTCGGCGGAGTTCCGGGCGGGCGAGATCGACACGGCTTTCCTGGACCGGCATCCGGAGGTCTTCACCCCGCTGCTGCCGCCGGACCGGGTCGGGCTGGCCGGGCTGGCCGCCGCGCTGGCCGGGGCCGCCGCGCGCCGGGCCGCCGCCCCGGTGCTCGGCACCCTGCCGTCCGGTTGGCGCAACGTCCCCACCACTCCACAGACCATCGGGTACGCCACACCGGCCGGCCCGCTGGAGATCGACTACCGGCTGGACCGCTCCGGCGCCCTGGTCGCCTGGTCAGCCCGGCCCGCCGACGCCGCTCCGCCAGCATCGGACGGCGCCGCACAGCCGGGAACGGGTGCCCGGCCCGAGGTGGTGCTGCTCGGCTGCGAACCGTCCGGCACCGTGCTGCAAGTCGACGGCGTACGGCAGGTGTACGCCGTACACCAAGTCGGGGCGGTCTGCTTCGTCGACGGTCCCGACGGCTCGGTGACGCTCACCGAACTTCCCCGGTACGCCGAGCCGGCTCCGGAACTGGCCGAGGGTTCGCTGCTGGCCCCGTTGCCCGGCACGGTCAGCCGGACCCTGGTGGCGGTCGGGCAGCGGGTCGCCGCCGGTGAGCCGCTGCTCGTGCTGGAGGCGATGAAGCTCGAACACCCGGTCACCGCCCCGGGCTCCGGGGTGGTGACCGAACTGCCGGTCACCGCCGGCTCCCAGGTGGAGACCGGCGCCGTACTCGCCGTGGTCACCCCGGAACAGCAGCCCCCGGCCTGA